From Nerophis lumbriciformis linkage group LG38, RoL_Nlum_v2.1, whole genome shotgun sequence, the proteins below share one genomic window:
- the sdhb gene encoding succinate dehydrogenase [ubiquinone] iron-sulfur subunit, mitochondrial produces MSAACLTSLSRCGVSALRSSAGLVAVRYAQTAAAPAAQPRIKKFQVYRWDPDTPGDKPRMQTFEIDLNTCGPMVLDALIKIKNEMDPTLTFRRSCREGICGSCAMNINGGNTLACLNKIDTNTSKATKIYPLPHMYVVKDLVPDMSNFYAQYKSIEPYLKKKDESQEGKEQYLQSVEDRQKLDGLYECILCACCSTSCPSYWWNGDKYLGPAVLMQAYRWMIDSRDEFTEERLSKLQDPFSLYRCHTIMNCTKTCPKGLNPGKAIAQIKKMMATYKEKTAAAV; encoded by the exons ATGTCCGCGGCTTGCCTGACGTCCTTGAGCCGCTGTGGTGTTTCGGCACTCCGCTCCTCAGCTGGCCTGGTG GCAGTACGGTATGCACAGACAGCAGCTGCTCCAGCAGCACAACCCAGGATTAAGAAGTTCCAGGTGTACAGATGGGACCCAGACACTCCTGGAGACAAACCTCGCATGCAGACCTTTGAGATTGACCTAAACAC ATGTGGTCCAATGGTCCTTGATGCcctgattaaaataaaaaatgagatGGACCCCACGCTGACTTTCCGCCGCTCCTGCAGAGAAG GGATTTGTGGATCCTGCGCCATGAACATCAACGGTGGAAACACGTTGGCCTGCCTCAACAAGATCGACACAAACACCAGCAAAGCCACCAAGATCTACCCGCTTCCACACATGTATGTGGTCAAAGACCTGGTGCCG GACATGAGCAACTTCTACGCCCAGTACAAGTCCATTGAGCCGTACCTGAAGAAGAAGGACGAGTCCCAGGAGGGCAAGGAGCAGTACTTGCAGTCTGTGGAGGACAGACAGAAACTG GACGGCCTTTACGAGTGCATCCTGTGCGCCTGCTGCAGCACCAGCTGTCCCAGCTACTGGTGGAACGGAGACAAATACCTGGGACCTGCCGTGCTCATGCAG GCGTATCGTTGGATGATCGACTCGCGGGACGAGTTCACGGAGGAGCGTCTGTCCAAGCTGCAGGACCCCTTCTCTCTGTATCGCTGCCACACCATCATGAACTGCACCAAGACCTGTCCCAAA GGTCTGAACCCAGGGAAAGCCATAGCACAGATCAAGAAGATGATGGCCACCTACAAGGAGAAGACGGCAGCTGCTGTTTGA
- the mrpl20 gene encoding large ribosomal subunit protein bL20m codes for MVFLSCTLWARSRGPDRYWKVQELLKHARHFRGRKNRCYSLAVRAVRRAFVYATKGRKLKKRNIRTLWITRIAAASREHGMKYPVLMNNLTKSSVQLNRKVISELAVTEPRSFLSLAKLARARQKEGFCAALGDGKEPPGVFSRVVVQH; via the exons ATGGTGTTCCTGTCTTGTACCCTTTGGGCGAGAAGCCGCGGACCTGACAGATACTGGAAGGTCCAAGAACTCCTCAAGCATGCTCGG CACTTCAGAGGCAGGAAGAACCGATGTTATAGCCTGGCTGTGCGGGCGGTGAGGAGGGCGTTTGTGTACGCGACTAAAGGTCGCAAATTAAAGAAACGCAACATTAGAACG CTTTGGATTACACGTATAGCAGCAGCATCCCGAGAGCACGGCATGAAGTATCCCGTCCTCATGAACAACCTAACAAAG AGCAGTGTGCAGCTCAACCGAAAGGTTATCAGCGAGCTGGCCGTCACAGAACCTCGGTCGTTCCTCTCGCTTGCCAAGCTGGCCAGAGCCCGGCAAAAAGAAGGCTTCTGTGCAGCGTTGGGTGACGGCAAAGAGCCTCCTGGTGTCTTCTCCCGTGTGGTCGTGCAGCATTAA